In Pan paniscus chromosome 13, NHGRI_mPanPan1-v2.0_pri, whole genome shotgun sequence, one DNA window encodes the following:
- the LOC134728686 gene encoding uncharacterized protein LOC134728686 isoform X1: MPLSPHNQQFSPSHFPPAPASRLGPPERPAPSGHLGLAPTRLELPAPGAVRGGRFLQALPVSAAQAAGGYGPGPPLSSGGWRWERNWGSAEVSEDASPPPPTPGTAKPQIFLPTAGRRPCPPAVQGRAQKGSPGRLPAPGSGQASESCAWAAGSSHRPSPPVLPGHVHCTVSICLGRGLLFFPQHLFLWAPRLRVPPHPLLQGFRFLHRRPPFCDQPSPAARTRPLQRGAPGRPFGSRPSLSARRPALPPTLRPRLPRAAAQLDIRTLRLSAPLPSPGRHVGTSADLGADRIVVQSDKSSVDLGTAMTGHQEGNQVCSGVPGGALAADVPAGSARLLPQEEVAAACRVALERLGPPLRLLTSFSPGPRLFSFFRPRLPRLLSSPWESYLKAPRRWDLAHQS; encoded by the exons ATGCCCCTATCCCCGCACAATCAGCAGTTTTCCCCCTCACACTTTCCTCCCGCACCTGCGTCCAGACTGGGTCCGCCGGAACGGCCCGCCCCATCCGGGCATCTTGGCCTTGCTCCAACCCGACTGGAGCTGCCCGCGCCCGGCGCGGTCCGCGGAGGGCGCTTCTTGCAGGCACTTCCGGTCAGCGCAGCCCAGGCCGCAGGAGGGTACGGTCCCGGACCCCCTCTCTCCAGTGGGGGCTGGAGATGGGAGCGCAACTGGGGCTCCGCCGAGGTCTCTGAGGACGCTTCACCCCCGCCCCCGACCCCAGGAACTGCGAAACCCCAAATCTTCTTGCCCACCGCGGGGCGCAGGCCCTGCCCACCCGCTGTCCAGGGACGCGCGCAGAAAGGCAGTCCCGGCCGCCTCCCCGCGCCAGGGTCCGGGCAAGCGTCTGAAAGCTGTGCTTGGGCCGCAGGCTCCAGCCATCGCCCCTCACCCCCGGTTCTCCCGGGCCACGTTCATTGCACAGTTTCGATTTGTTTAGGCCGGGGTCTCCTCTTCTTTCCTCAACATCTTTTTCTATGGGCTCCCCGCCTCCGTGTTCCTCCTCATCCTCTGCTCCAAGGTTTCCGTTTTTTGCACCGGAGGCCGCCCTTCTGCGACCAGCCTTCTCCGGCCGCTCGGACTCGGCCTCTGCAGCGGGGTGCACCCGGGCGTCCCTTCGGCTCCCGGCCCTCCCTCTCTGCTCGTCGCCCAGCTCTGCCTCCAACTTTGCGCCCCCGGCTGCCCCGCGCCGCGGCTCAACTGGACATCCGAACGCTCCGACTGtccgctcccctcccctcccccggcCGACACGTGGGGACCAGCGCTGACCTTGG GGCTGACCGCATTGTGGTGCAAAGTGACAAGTCGAGTGTTGACTTGGGGACTGCGAT GACCGGCCACCAGGAAGGGAACCAGGTATGCTCTGGGGTCCCGGGCGGCGCCCTGGCAGCGGACGTTCCCGCAGGTAGTGCGCGACTTTTGCCCCAGGAAGAAGTCGCTGCTGCCTGCAGGGTGGCCTTGGAGAGGCTCGGGCCTCCATTGAGACTGCTCACCTCCTTTTCTCCGGGACCACGGCTCTTCAGCTTTTTCCGCCCTAGGCTCCCCCGCCTCCTCAGTTCCCCATGGGAGAGTTATTTGAAGGCTCCCCGGAGATGGGATTTGGCCCACCAATCCTAG
- the LOC134728686 gene encoding WAS/WASL-interacting protein family member 1-like isoform X3 — translation MPLSPHNQQFSPSHFPPAPASRLGPPERPAPSGHLGLAPTRLELPAPGAVRGGRFLQALPVSAAQAAGGYGPGPPLSSGGWRWERNWGSAEVSEDASPPPPTPGTAKPQIFLPTAGRRPCPPAVQGRAQKGSPGRLPAPGSGQASESCAWAAGSSHRPSPPVLPGHVHCTVSICLGRGLLFFPQHLFLWAPRLRVPPHPLLQGFRFLHRRPPFCDQPSPAARTRPLQRGAPGRPFGSRPSLSARRPALPPTLRPRLPRAAAQLDIRTLRLSAPLPSPGRHVGTSADLGLGSGLHPGPPNFRSAQVPSSQQAEAHSSVWSREG, via the exons ATGCCCCTATCCCCGCACAATCAGCAGTTTTCCCCCTCACACTTTCCTCCCGCACCTGCGTCCAGACTGGGTCCGCCGGAACGGCCCGCCCCATCCGGGCATCTTGGCCTTGCTCCAACCCGACTGGAGCTGCCCGCGCCCGGCGCGGTCCGCGGAGGGCGCTTCTTGCAGGCACTTCCGGTCAGCGCAGCCCAGGCCGCAGGAGGGTACGGTCCCGGACCCCCTCTCTCCAGTGGGGGCTGGAGATGGGAGCGCAACTGGGGCTCCGCCGAGGTCTCTGAGGACGCTTCACCCCCGCCCCCGACCCCAGGAACTGCGAAACCCCAAATCTTCTTGCCCACCGCGGGGCGCAGGCCCTGCCCACCCGCTGTCCAGGGACGCGCGCAGAAAGGCAGTCCCGGCCGCCTCCCCGCGCCAGGGTCCGGGCAAGCGTCTGAAAGCTGTGCTTGGGCCGCAGGCTCCAGCCATCGCCCCTCACCCCCGGTTCTCCCGGGCCACGTTCATTGCACAGTTTCGATTTGTTTAGGCCGGGGTCTCCTCTTCTTTCCTCAACATCTTTTTCTATGGGCTCCCCGCCTCCGTGTTCCTCCTCATCCTCTGCTCCAAGGTTTCCGTTTTTTGCACCGGAGGCCGCCCTTCTGCGACCAGCCTTCTCCGGCCGCTCGGACTCGGCCTCTGCAGCGGGGTGCACCCGGGCGTCCCTTCGGCTCCCGGCCCTCCCTCTCTGCTCGTCGCCCAGCTCTGCCTCCAACTTTGCGCCCCCGGCTGCCCCGCGCCGCGGCTCAACTGGACATCCGAACGCTCCGACTGtccgctcccctcccctcccccggcCGACACGTGGGGACCAGCGCTGACCTTGG ATTGGGCTCTGGCCTTCACCCCGGGCCTCCTAACTTCAGGTCCGCCCAAGTGCCCTCCTCTCAGCAGGCGGAGGCTCACAGCTCTGTCTGGAGTAGGGAG GGCTGA
- the LOC134728686 gene encoding uncharacterized protein LOC134728686 isoform X2, giving the protein MPLSPHNQQFSPSHFPPAPASRLGPPERPAPSGHLGLAPTRLELPAPGAVRGGRFLQALPVSAAQAAGGYGPGPPLSSGGWRWERNWGSAEVSEDASPPPPTPGTAKPQIFLPTAGRRPCPPAVQGRAQKGSPGRLPAPGSGQASESCAWAAGSSHRPSPPVLPGHVHCTVSICLGRGLLFFPQHLFLWAPRLRVPPHPLLQGFRFLHRRPPFCDQPSPAARTRPLQRGAPGRPFGSRPSLSARRPALPPTLRPRLPRAAAQLDIRTLRLSAPLPSPGRHVGTSADLGLGSGLHPGPPNFRSAQVPSSQQAEAHSSVWSREVGTPGRTAEPSSTLIWPRVSYPFFMSSQG; this is encoded by the exons ATGCCCCTATCCCCGCACAATCAGCAGTTTTCCCCCTCACACTTTCCTCCCGCACCTGCGTCCAGACTGGGTCCGCCGGAACGGCCCGCCCCATCCGGGCATCTTGGCCTTGCTCCAACCCGACTGGAGCTGCCCGCGCCCGGCGCGGTCCGCGGAGGGCGCTTCTTGCAGGCACTTCCGGTCAGCGCAGCCCAGGCCGCAGGAGGGTACGGTCCCGGACCCCCTCTCTCCAGTGGGGGCTGGAGATGGGAGCGCAACTGGGGCTCCGCCGAGGTCTCTGAGGACGCTTCACCCCCGCCCCCGACCCCAGGAACTGCGAAACCCCAAATCTTCTTGCCCACCGCGGGGCGCAGGCCCTGCCCACCCGCTGTCCAGGGACGCGCGCAGAAAGGCAGTCCCGGCCGCCTCCCCGCGCCAGGGTCCGGGCAAGCGTCTGAAAGCTGTGCTTGGGCCGCAGGCTCCAGCCATCGCCCCTCACCCCCGGTTCTCCCGGGCCACGTTCATTGCACAGTTTCGATTTGTTTAGGCCGGGGTCTCCTCTTCTTTCCTCAACATCTTTTTCTATGGGCTCCCCGCCTCCGTGTTCCTCCTCATCCTCTGCTCCAAGGTTTCCGTTTTTTGCACCGGAGGCCGCCCTTCTGCGACCAGCCTTCTCCGGCCGCTCGGACTCGGCCTCTGCAGCGGGGTGCACCCGGGCGTCCCTTCGGCTCCCGGCCCTCCCTCTCTGCTCGTCGCCCAGCTCTGCCTCCAACTTTGCGCCCCCGGCTGCCCCGCGCCGCGGCTCAACTGGACATCCGAACGCTCCGACTGtccgctcccctcccctcccccggcCGACACGTGGGGACCAGCGCTGACCTTGG ATTGGGCTCTGGCCTTCACCCCGGGCCTCCTAACTTCAGGTCCGCCCAAGTGCCCTCCTCTCAGCAGGCGGAGGCTCACAGCTCTGTCTGGAGTAGGGAGGTAGGTACCCCAGGGAGGACGGCTGAACCTAGTTCCACGCTTATCTGGCCTCGAGTTTCATATCCATTCTTCATGTCCTCACAGGGCTGA